The Stygiolobus azoricus genome window below encodes:
- a CDS encoding CDGSH iron-sulfur domain-containing protein, with amino-acid sequence MARLVRHDRNFPYQVKASNGEVFYVCACGLSRNKPFCDGSHKRTQDENPNEIYIYDNENRVKISTFYPLT; translated from the coding sequence ATGGCTAGGTTAGTAAGGCATGATAGAAACTTTCCTTATCAAGTAAAGGCTAGTAATGGAGAGGTTTTTTACGTATGTGCGTGCGGTTTGTCTAGGAATAAGCCTTTCTGTGACGGTTCTCATAAAAGGACGCAAGACGAGAACCCTAATGAAATATATATATATGACAACGAGAATAGAGTAAAAATTTCTACCTTTTACCCGCTGACATAA
- a CDS encoding winged helix-turn-helix transcriptional regulator, whose protein sequence is MKVSEKSKLCPVIESIKIFGNERKMIVIYYLFDGGKGFNELEKLTGLNSKTLSTTLKELEESGLIRRTIVSDRPFRVKYELTEKGRELRSVYEELRRWGSKYALNG, encoded by the coding sequence ATGAAAGTAAGTGAAAAAAGTAAACTATGTCCCGTAATAGAGTCAATTAAAATTTTCGGAAACGAGAGAAAAATGATAGTAATTTATTACCTATTCGACGGAGGTAAGGGATTTAACGAACTGGAAAAACTGACTGGACTAAATTCAAAGACACTTTCAACTACCCTAAAGGAATTAGAAGAATCGGGTTTAATAAGGAGAACCATAGTCAGTGATAGGCCCTTTCGGGTTAAGTATGAACTAACTGAAAAAGGTAGGGAATTGAGGAGCGTTTATGAGGAACTTAGAAGATGGGGGAGTAAATATGCCTTAAATGGGTGA
- a CDS encoding LSM domain-containing protein → MAETAHKVLAESLGSTVLVKLKGDKVVRGTLKSYDMHMNLVLENSEEVMSDGSTRKVGTIIIRGDNVILVSPI, encoded by the coding sequence TTGGCGGAAACTGCTCATAAGGTACTAGCCGAATCTTTGGGTTCAACAGTTCTTGTGAAATTAAAAGGTGATAAAGTAGTGAGGGGTACATTGAAAAGTTATGATATGCATATGAATTTGGTGTTAGAAAACTCCGAAGAGGTTATGAGTGATGGAAGTACTAGAAAGGTCGGAACTATAATAATAAGGGGAGATAACGTTATTCTCGTGTCACCCATTTAA
- a CDS encoding RsmB/NOP family class I SAM-dependent RNA methyltransferase, translating into MEEKLYAKAISLILKNKISPERAFDIAYKSLGVRGKRTSLYRKFLEVLKKYYYGSYLFPERDVYEIVRTLLNNEEDMTFKLPEWAEQRLKHVTGVTSSNELLVKDTWIRVNTLKTDIKSTIEELERKGVNVEKDTFDFLYKVIKTRKRISDLEEFREGKIVIQDKASIYPVIILDPKPGERILEIGSAPGMKTSLIQQLTNNKSYVIALDISQKRINTQKQLMRRLGVENIELIIADGANLPVKQVDKILIDAPCTNSGTLASDPSVFLRLNKSDMLRLSRLQAMILEEARRLRKPTVFSTCSLFPEEGERHAERYEKYLVPLKLDESNYGYKKSRVWMRVVRFYPNVHHTEGFFISKFDFSL; encoded by the coding sequence ATGGAAGAAAAACTTTACGCTAAGGCTATAAGCCTTATACTTAAGAATAAGATTTCTCCCGAAAGGGCTTTTGATATAGCTTATAAATCGCTCGGCGTAAGGGGAAAGAGAACAAGTTTATACAGAAAGTTTTTGGAAGTTCTTAAAAAATACTACTACGGTTCCTATTTATTTCCTGAGAGAGACGTCTACGAAATAGTGAGAACATTACTCAATAACGAAGAAGATATGACCTTTAAACTGCCAGAATGGGCTGAACAAAGATTAAAACACGTAACCGGTGTAACATCGAGTAACGAACTACTTGTTAAAGACACTTGGATAAGGGTAAACACGCTTAAAACAGACATCAAGAGCACAATAGAAGAACTCGAGAGAAAAGGCGTAAATGTTGAAAAAGATACCTTTGATTTTTTATATAAAGTTATCAAAACGCGTAAGAGGATCTCCGACCTCGAAGAGTTTAGAGAAGGGAAAATCGTCATACAAGATAAAGCCAGCATTTACCCGGTGATAATACTAGACCCTAAGCCTGGAGAGAGAATCCTTGAAATAGGCAGTGCCCCTGGAATGAAGACTTCACTCATACAGCAACTAACTAACAACAAATCTTATGTAATTGCCCTTGACATTTCACAGAAGAGGATCAACACACAAAAACAACTAATGAGAAGACTTGGAGTAGAGAACATTGAGTTAATTATTGCTGACGGTGCTAATTTACCAGTGAAACAAGTTGATAAAATCCTGATAGACGCTCCTTGTACTAACAGCGGAACCCTTGCCTCTGACCCCTCAGTATTTCTGAGGCTAAATAAGAGCGATATGTTAAGGCTCTCAAGATTACAAGCAATGATCTTAGAGGAGGCTAGAAGGTTGAGAAAACCCACTGTGTTCTCCACTTGTTCTTTATTTCCTGAAGAAGGTGAAAGACATGCTGAGAGATACGAAAAATATCTAGTTCCGCTAAAATTAGATGAAAGTAATTACGGTTACAAAAAGAGTAGAGTATGGATGAGAGTAGTTAGATTTTATCCTAACGTACACCATACGGAAGGATTTTTTATATCGAAGTTCGACTTTAGCTTATGA
- a CDS encoding zinc-ribbon domain-containing protein has translation MKQCPRCGYTNKDIANYCARCGYPLYLQPAFPNLYQPTYPPPPPTYHYPQSLPASRARKPDFPIFALILGIGAILTAILLATIR, from the coding sequence ATGAAACAATGTCCGAGATGTGGGTATACTAACAAGGATATAGCAAACTATTGTGCGAGATGCGGATATCCGTTATACCTTCAGCCTGCTTTTCCAAATCTTTACCAACCGACTTATCCACCACCTCCACCCACATACCATTATCCTCAGAGCTTACCTGCTTCAAGGGCACGAAAACCAGATTTCCCAATCTTCGCTTTAATCTTGGGGATAGGAGCAATCCTTACAGCTATTTTACTAGCTACTATCCGCTAG
- a CDS encoding stage II sporulation protein M — protein sequence MKIIRPLFLFVITFVCEVGLFLLFSSFYNPALASEFRGLTVIYNGLVYKPYFIVLFTIFIHNLAVATVDFIPLMGVAMMVFSIIETGLVVAISGSIIGTPGLTISLYLLTLPHSWLELPAYAVASASGVYFLFEASDKGLTKALVRLFYMYIMVAVELFVAASFEAGEIVDKPYGLLPYLFWFPAIPAFYFLIAFYKYFQKLADSS from the coding sequence ATGAAAATAATACGTCCACTATTCCTTTTTGTCATAACCTTTGTCTGCGAGGTAGGGCTCTTCCTCTTGTTTTCTTCATTTTATAACCCTGCCCTTGCCTCTGAGTTTCGAGGACTTACTGTGATTTATAACGGGTTGGTTTATAAGCCCTATTTTATCGTTCTCTTTACCATCTTTATCCATAACTTAGCAGTAGCTACAGTGGATTTTATACCGTTAATGGGAGTCGCAATGATGGTATTTAGTATAATTGAGACGGGTTTGGTTGTTGCGATCAGTGGTTCTATTATAGGTACTCCAGGGTTAACTATATCTCTTTATCTCCTAACTTTACCTCACTCTTGGTTAGAATTGCCGGCATATGCAGTAGCCTCAGCTAGTGGTGTCTATTTTCTGTTTGAGGCATCAGATAAAGGTTTAACAAAGGCTCTGGTTAGGTTATTCTACATGTATATAATGGTAGCTGTAGAACTTTTCGTGGCTGCGAGCTTTGAAGCTGGGGAAATAGTAGATAAGCCTTATGGTCTATTACCCTACTTGTTTTGGTTCCCGGCTATACCTGCGTTTTATTTCCTTATAGCTTTCTACAAGTACTTTCAAAAGCTAGCGGATAGTAGCTAG
- a CDS encoding elongator complex protein 3, with protein MLVRKPVRMLSGVTVVSIMTAPHRCPHGKCIFCPGGVEYNTPQSYYGKEPTLMRAIENNYDPFYQVQSRLRQYEVNGHIPSKVELIIMGGTFLATPLDYQEWFVTQALEGMNRYPNPTKPGFMYLEDAQLRNETAMVRCVGMTVETKPDWGKEREANQMLRLGVTKVELGVQTVYDELLMKSNRGHTVKDSIESTRILKDKGFKIVYHVMLGLPGSDPDKDLEGFKRLFSDPDFMPDMLKIYPTLVVETAPLAELWKRGLYKPYDTDTLVELISEMYRYIPPWVRVMRVQRDIPAPIILDGNKKGNLRQLVEKRVLEKGIKINEIRFREVGIRWLHTGKLPQGEPKLMKYVYEASRGTEVFLSFEYDDGTLVGYLRLRKPSDVEKVTVVRELHIYGLETPVGLWDDLSFQHKGYGSKLLAEAERVSSEEFDAKKILVLSGIGAREYYRKKGYHNAYPYMEKELV; from the coding sequence ATGTTAGTAAGGAAGCCCGTCAGGATGTTATCTGGAGTTACTGTAGTATCGATTATGACAGCTCCGCACAGATGCCCTCATGGTAAGTGTATTTTCTGCCCGGGTGGGGTTGAGTATAACACGCCTCAAAGTTACTACGGTAAGGAACCGACTTTGATGAGGGCTATTGAGAACAACTATGACCCATTTTACCAAGTCCAATCACGTTTAAGGCAATACGAGGTAAACGGCCATATCCCGAGTAAGGTAGAGCTTATAATAATGGGAGGGACTTTCTTAGCTACTCCTTTAGATTACCAAGAGTGGTTCGTTACTCAAGCGTTAGAGGGGATGAACAGATATCCAAACCCCACAAAGCCTGGGTTTATGTATTTGGAAGATGCTCAGTTAAGGAATGAAACTGCTATGGTCAGATGTGTCGGGATGACCGTTGAGACGAAACCAGATTGGGGAAAGGAAAGGGAGGCTAACCAGATGCTAAGGTTGGGAGTTACTAAAGTGGAACTGGGAGTTCAAACTGTCTATGATGAACTGTTAATGAAGAGTAATAGGGGCCATACGGTAAAAGACTCAATAGAGTCTACGCGAATCCTGAAGGATAAAGGTTTTAAGATAGTCTATCACGTGATGTTGGGTTTACCGGGCTCTGATCCCGATAAGGATCTGGAGGGGTTTAAGAGGCTTTTCTCAGACCCAGACTTCATGCCAGATATGCTGAAAATTTACCCTACTTTAGTGGTTGAGACAGCCCCTTTAGCGGAATTATGGAAGAGGGGGTTATATAAGCCTTATGATACTGACACTCTCGTGGAGCTGATCTCTGAAATGTATCGTTATATCCCCCCTTGGGTTAGGGTAATGAGGGTGCAGAGGGACATTCCGGCTCCGATAATCTTAGACGGTAATAAGAAGGGGAATTTAAGGCAGTTGGTAGAGAAGAGGGTTTTGGAGAAAGGTATTAAGATAAATGAGATAAGGTTCAGGGAAGTGGGAATTAGGTGGTTGCATACGGGTAAATTACCCCAAGGAGAGCCTAAGTTGATGAAATACGTTTACGAAGCAAGTAGGGGGACAGAGGTTTTCCTTTCCTTTGAATATGACGACGGTACATTAGTTGGGTATTTGAGGTTGAGGAAGCCTTCCGATGTGGAAAAAGTTACTGTCGTGAGGGAACTCCATATATATGGTCTTGAGACACCTGTGGGTTTGTGGGACGACCTAAGCTTTCAACACAAGGGGTACGGTTCAAAGCTCTTAGCTGAGGCTGAAAGAGTCTCTTCCGAAGAATTTGACGCAAAAAAGATCTTAGTCCTTTCTGGTATAGGTGCTAGAGAGTATTATAGGAAGAAGGGGTACCATAATGCTTATCCTTACATGGAAAAAGAGTTGGTTTAG
- a CDS encoding MFS transporter, whose translation MKLTWRSVLISGMGVFSDGYNLYSLSLMIYTISAFIPMNKLSEGLLVAGSYLGAAFSALLFGLISDLEGRKRMYGIDVTLMAIGAAVQAFSQNYNELFLSRLLLGMGIGADYVLSPIIVAENADKDKRGKAMVITFAVMWGLGAVLAAFVDQVTLSLPSSIAWRIVLGFGAIPALSVIFARRKLSETLLFLSRVRPIEKEIKNLEKEGVSLRVNIDKESFKQRFASSLFLIIVSAILWLLYDVYSSTFAIYGPITIAYNLGITPIMFTYIAQFFAGIPGQLLCILLIDKIGRKPLIIIGYAGVSVWLTLYSLLLLHPSIFGLPKTNQLTGEGAVLGLTFYMLNYLFSAMGPASIIGSGMVTPELVHTKVRGTSQAISVAVDRTASATVISLFPSLVSIVGLGGMVGIYGLVALASALITLFLVPETKGQELDKVENLVSKA comes from the coding sequence ATGAAACTGACTTGGAGATCAGTACTCATCTCAGGAATGGGAGTATTTTCAGACGGTTATAACTTATACTCGTTGTCGTTAATGATCTACACAATATCTGCATTTATACCAATGAATAAGTTATCAGAGGGCTTACTTGTCGCGGGGTCTTATCTCGGTGCAGCGTTCTCCGCGTTATTGTTCGGTTTAATTTCCGATTTGGAAGGAAGAAAAAGAATGTATGGAATAGACGTCACTCTAATGGCAATTGGAGCCGCAGTACAAGCCTTCTCACAAAATTATAATGAACTCTTCTTATCAAGGCTATTACTCGGTATGGGGATTGGTGCTGACTACGTACTATCACCAATAATTGTCGCTGAAAACGCCGATAAGGATAAGAGAGGAAAGGCAATGGTAATAACTTTCGCCGTAATGTGGGGTCTGGGAGCAGTACTTGCAGCATTCGTAGACCAAGTCACCTTATCATTACCCTCCTCGATAGCATGGAGGATAGTATTAGGCTTCGGAGCAATTCCTGCACTTTCAGTTATATTCGCTAGAAGAAAACTGAGCGAAACTTTACTTTTCCTTTCAAGAGTAAGACCTATAGAGAAGGAAATCAAGAACTTAGAGAAAGAAGGGGTAAGCCTACGCGTTAACATTGATAAGGAGAGTTTCAAACAGAGGTTCGCGTCCTCCCTGTTTCTGATAATAGTATCTGCAATATTGTGGTTACTTTACGACGTTTACTCCTCGACTTTTGCAATATACGGTCCTATAACCATTGCCTATAACTTGGGAATAACACCTATAATGTTCACTTACATCGCCCAATTCTTTGCAGGAATTCCGGGTCAATTACTCTGCATACTCTTGATAGATAAGATAGGTAGAAAACCACTTATAATAATAGGATATGCAGGAGTTTCAGTATGGTTGACCCTTTACTCACTACTACTCTTACACCCCTCTATTTTCGGCTTGCCTAAGACTAACCAACTCACCGGAGAAGGAGCGGTTTTAGGGCTGACTTTCTACATGCTAAACTACCTATTTTCCGCAATGGGACCTGCATCAATAATAGGCTCAGGTATGGTCACCCCCGAACTAGTCCACACTAAAGTTAGGGGAACTTCACAAGCAATTAGCGTAGCTGTCGATAGGACAGCTTCAGCTACAGTGATCTCGCTATTTCCTTCATTAGTTTCAATTGTAGGATTAGGTGGAATGGTAGGAATTTACGGTTTAGTTGCATTGGCATCAGCACTGATAACACTATTTCTAGTCCCAGAAACGAAAGGACAAGAACTGGATAAAGTTGAAAATTTAGTTTCTAAAGCCTAA
- a CDS encoding HEPN domain-containing protein — translation MSSINNAKLLCERALKYLRIAKEAFNEGLYDVSATNCQISAELLIKSTYLLLGYLFPQTQNIRKLLSVLAQLTSNKEIEKLVKEKRKDLNLVELSRAEGQYSLVDIDSEFASDCLDTVENYILPIIKDIWGEKWCYKG, via the coding sequence ATGTCCTCAATAAATAACGCAAAATTACTCTGTGAAAGAGCGTTAAAATACTTGAGGATTGCAAAAGAGGCATTTAATGAAGGATTGTACGACGTTTCTGCTACTAATTGTCAAATATCAGCCGAACTGCTTATAAAATCCACTTATCTTCTCTTAGGTTACCTGTTCCCACAAACACAAAATATAAGGAAATTACTCTCAGTACTGGCACAACTGACCAGTAATAAAGAAATTGAAAAGTTAGTAAAGGAAAAGAGGAAAGACTTAAACCTAGTTGAGTTAAGCAGGGCTGAAGGACAGTATTCATTAGTTGATATTGACTCAGAATTTGCGTCAGACTGCTTAGATACGGTCGAAAATTATATTCTCCCAATCATAAAAGATATTTGGGGAGAAAAGTGGTGCTACAAGGGCTAG
- a CDS encoding nucleotidyltransferase domain-containing protein: MLQGLEYIKYLENNWRTIAQRVKEVAITLGKVDKVIVFGSVIKGGVTGSSDLDIAIIYDEKLSSKEKIRRTLEILNKVDEEVELDIHILSKEEEGSFLKFIEEYVEV, encoded by the coding sequence GTGCTACAAGGGCTAGAGTACATAAAGTACTTAGAAAACAATTGGAGAACAATAGCACAGAGGGTTAAGGAGGTTGCAATAACGTTGGGAAAAGTTGATAAAGTAATAGTCTTCGGCTCGGTCATCAAAGGTGGAGTCACGGGCAGCAGCGATTTAGATATTGCAATAATCTACGACGAGAAGTTAAGCAGCAAGGAGAAAATAAGGAGGACTTTAGAAATACTCAATAAAGTAGATGAAGAAGTAGAATTAGATATACACATACTTAGCAAGGAAGAAGAAGGATCTTTTCTTAAATTCATCGAAGAATACGTAGAAGTGTAA
- a CDS encoding DUF120 domain-containing protein translates to MTQQDIAKTLGVSQQTVSRKLKELEDNGIITRVISKEGETIRLTEEGERAFSQCVKDLEEILKISRIIKIKAKVTSGLGEGRFFLSLPYYVESFKKFLGLEPYPGTLNAVIYDKNSMENRILLDASKGIVIPEHKEPDRVLGSVKAFPANVNSVSPAAIVIPARTTHPKSVIEVISPYFLRGKLGLKDGDEIVIEVFL, encoded by the coding sequence ATAACACAGCAAGACATAGCCAAGACGCTCGGTGTATCACAACAGACAGTATCTAGGAAGCTGAAGGAGTTAGAGGACAACGGTATAATAACGAGGGTAATATCTAAGGAAGGGGAAACAATAAGGCTTACGGAAGAAGGAGAGAGGGCTTTCAGCCAGTGCGTAAAGGACTTAGAGGAGATCCTGAAGATAAGCAGGATCATAAAGATAAAAGCCAAGGTCACTTCAGGGCTCGGTGAAGGCAGATTCTTCTTGTCCCTACCGTACTACGTCGAGTCCTTTAAGAAGTTCCTCGGCTTAGAGCCCTACCCCGGGACATTAAACGCCGTAATATATGACAAAAACTCGATGGAGAACAGAATACTACTCGACGCAAGTAAGGGCATAGTAATCCCCGAACATAAGGAACCTGACAGAGTTTTGGGTAGCGTAAAAGCGTTTCCGGCAAACGTAAACTCCGTATCACCTGCCGCAATCGTAATCCCAGCTAGGACTACCCACCCTAAAAGTGTAATCGAAGTGATCTCACCCTACTTCTTAAGAGGTAAACTGGGGCTTAAGGACGGGGACGAGATAGTAATAGAAGTGTTCTTGTGA
- the twy1 gene encoding 4-demethylwyosine synthase TYW1, whose translation MESKSTFRIDTLSVIMKELEKEKYHIVGSHSVYKKCHWTHEALTSGRYCYKGKFYGIESHRCVQMSPSAAWCWFRCIHCWRLEPEDIGVEWDETKIPIEDDPEIIAEKSIEEHMRAVSGYFGREGVPKEKAKEATMPKHVAISLTGEPTLYNRLGELISEYHKRGMTTFLVTSGVRPDVLASLEEEPTQLFVSLQAPNEKKHKIINRPIVANSWNLVMKTLKILPSFSSPTVIRMTMIKGFNMSEEDAREFAKLIELSQPTYIEVKAYMHVGPSTYRLTKDAMPRHSEVREFAKILSNYTGYKILSEHVPSRIVLLSKLDRPIQIGNAWSEKWNWSTKDVEDDISGEYKEAEQDCSEGVS comes from the coding sequence ATGGAAAGTAAGTCAACCTTCAGGATCGATACGCTCAGCGTAATCATGAAAGAACTCGAGAAAGAGAAATACCACATAGTAGGCAGTCACTCCGTTTACAAGAAGTGCCACTGGACTCACGAAGCCCTCACAAGCGGTAGGTACTGTTATAAAGGTAAGTTCTACGGTATTGAAAGTCACAGATGCGTACAGATGTCCCCCTCCGCAGCCTGGTGCTGGTTCAGGTGCATACACTGCTGGAGGCTTGAGCCAGAAGACATAGGAGTTGAATGGGACGAGACTAAGATACCGATAGAAGACGACCCCGAGATTATAGCCGAAAAAAGCATTGAAGAACACATGAGGGCAGTCTCAGGCTATTTCGGCAGAGAAGGAGTACCTAAAGAAAAGGCTAAAGAAGCAACTATGCCAAAACACGTAGCAATAAGCCTCACCGGCGAACCCACACTCTACAACAGGCTGGGAGAACTTATCAGCGAGTACCATAAGAGAGGGATGACAACGTTCCTTGTCACCAGCGGTGTGAGACCTGACGTCCTAGCCAGCCTCGAGGAAGAGCCTACGCAACTCTTCGTGTCCCTACAAGCCCCCAACGAGAAAAAACACAAAATAATAAACCGTCCCATAGTAGCGAACTCTTGGAACCTCGTAATGAAGACCTTAAAGATACTACCCAGCTTCAGCTCCCCCACGGTAATCAGGATGACCATGATCAAGGGCTTCAATATGAGCGAAGAAGATGCAAGAGAGTTCGCAAAGCTCATCGAGTTATCCCAACCCACCTACATAGAGGTAAAAGCTTACATGCACGTAGGTCCCTCGACTTATAGGCTGACTAAAGACGCGATGCCCAGACACAGCGAAGTAAGGGAATTCGCAAAAATTTTGTCAAATTACACGGGTTACAAGATCTTATCCGAACACGTCCCCAGCAGGATAGTACTACTCAGCAAGTTAGATAGACCCATACAGATCGGGAACGCGTGGAGTGAAAAATGGAACTGGTCTACAAAAGACGTAGAAGACGATATAAGCGGAGAATATAAGGAAGCTGAACAAGATTGTTCGGAGGGTGTGAGTTGA
- the gatA gene encoding Asp-tRNA(Asn)/Glu-tRNA(Gln) amidotransferase subunit GatA — protein MFIPDEKTAEEYVEKTYERIERVEGKVRAFITLRKKEEVLKEVKEAIDRKQGKLKGVLIAVKDNISTNGIRTTCASRMLEDYVPPFDATVIQKLKQEGAVILGKTNMDEFAMGSTTETSYFGPTHNPWDLERTPGGSSGGSGAALASGVVEIALGSDTGGSIRAPAAFNAVFGLKPSYGTVSRYGLVAYANSLEQIGPMAKNAEDLELLYSVISGEDWRDATTIPQSPPKTEADLSKTRFALLKNILDASQPEVQLVFKKAIDKLSSEGATIKEVELKYSDYALPTYYIIAMSEASSNLARFDGVRYGYSKYYEGTWKETFAKNRGDGFGIEVKRRILLGSFILSAGYYDQYYLRALKVRRLIKDEIDSILSKYDVILSPTMPVLPPKIGEVIDDPVRMYAMDLNTVLANLAGIPALSQPAGFYNNLPVGLQMMGKYLSDYYLISLSKSIERVLGYHDLTANL, from the coding sequence GTGTTCATACCAGACGAGAAAACAGCAGAAGAATATGTAGAGAAAACTTACGAAAGGATAGAAAGAGTCGAAGGGAAAGTCAGGGCGTTTATAACGTTAAGGAAAAAAGAAGAAGTACTCAAAGAGGTAAAGGAAGCAATTGACAGAAAACAAGGGAAGTTAAAGGGTGTATTAATCGCCGTAAAGGACAATATCTCCACCAATGGAATAAGGACTACTTGCGCATCGAGGATGCTGGAAGACTACGTTCCGCCTTTCGACGCTACGGTGATTCAAAAACTCAAGCAAGAAGGTGCCGTGATCTTGGGAAAGACGAACATGGACGAGTTCGCCATGGGATCGACAACCGAGACCAGCTACTTCGGTCCTACACACAACCCTTGGGATTTGGAAAGGACTCCGGGAGGATCTTCAGGGGGTAGCGGAGCTGCTTTAGCTTCCGGGGTAGTAGAAATAGCTCTGGGTAGTGATACGGGTGGATCTATAAGGGCTCCAGCAGCTTTTAACGCAGTCTTCGGTCTAAAACCTTCCTACGGTACCGTGAGTAGATACGGTCTAGTAGCTTATGCCAACAGCCTCGAACAGATAGGTCCGATGGCTAAGAACGCAGAAGACTTAGAACTCCTTTATTCAGTTATCTCAGGAGAGGACTGGAGGGACGCGACCACCATCCCTCAATCCCCTCCTAAAACCGAGGCAGACCTGAGCAAGACCAGATTTGCTTTGCTCAAGAACATCTTGGACGCCTCCCAGCCAGAGGTACAGTTAGTGTTCAAAAAAGCGATAGACAAGCTCTCCAGTGAAGGGGCTACGATTAAAGAAGTGGAGTTAAAGTACTCCGACTACGCACTTCCCACATATTACATTATAGCAATGTCGGAAGCCAGTTCGAACCTAGCCAGGTTTGACGGTGTTAGATACGGTTACAGTAAGTACTACGAAGGAACTTGGAAGGAGACCTTTGCGAAAAACCGCGGTGACGGCTTCGGGATCGAGGTAAAAAGGAGGATACTCTTGGGTAGCTTCATTCTTAGTGCGGGCTATTATGATCAGTACTACTTAAGGGCACTAAAGGTCAGGAGGTTAATAAAAGACGAAATAGACTCGATACTAAGCAAATACGACGTTATCCTCTCCCCTACAATGCCCGTCCTCCCACCGAAAATAGGAGAAGTCATAGACGACCCAGTGAGGATGTACGCCATGGATTTAAACACGGTCTTAGCAAACTTAGCAGGGATTCCAGCACTCTCCCAACCTGCGGGCTTTTATAACAACCTACCTGTGGGCTTACAAATGATGGGCAAGTACCTATCCGACTACTACCTCATATCACTCTCCAAGTCCATAGAAAGAGTTCTAGGTTATCACGACCTCACGGCTAACCTTTAA
- the gatC gene encoding Asp-tRNA(Asn) amidotransferase subunit GatC — translation MEIDDKLLEKLQALALVEIKGQEKEKIKRDLQNILQFFDKINQLDLTNIEPLFHPLSSGKLRKDEPMKPLTREEALQNVKRKEDGYIVGPRTYGD, via the coding sequence ATGGAAATTGACGATAAACTCCTCGAAAAATTACAAGCCCTAGCCCTAGTAGAGATAAAAGGTCAAGAAAAAGAAAAAATTAAAAGGGACCTACAAAACATATTACAATTCTTCGATAAGATCAACCAATTAGATCTCACAAACATAGAACCCTTATTTCACCCGCTCTCCTCAGGCAAACTCAGGAAAGACGAGCCAATGAAGCCATTAACCAGAGAGGAAGCACTACAGAACGTAAAGAGAAAAGAAGACGGTTACATAGTAGGTCCCAGAACATACGGTGATTAA
- the cutA gene encoding divalent-cation tolerance protein CutA, translating into MYTLLLSTTNTMENAKKIAKTLVDERLAACVNIVPYIKSFYVWEGKTVEDDEILLVIKTTAEAKEKVIKRVKELHTYQVPEVIAIDFNSGLPEYLQWLSESVKKDGN; encoded by the coding sequence GTGTACACACTCTTACTCTCTACTACAAACACAATGGAAAACGCGAAAAAAATAGCTAAAACCTTAGTAGACGAAAGGCTAGCTGCATGCGTGAACATAGTTCCTTACATAAAGTCGTTTTACGTATGGGAAGGGAAGACAGTAGAAGACGATGAGATCCTACTCGTTATTAAGACTACAGCGGAAGCTAAAGAAAAAGTGATAAAAAGGGTAAAGGAACTTCACACGTACCAAGTGCCTGAAGTCATAGCGATCGATTTTAATTCCGGCTTACCTGAATACTTACAATGGTTATCAGAGAGTGTGAAAAAAGATGGAAATTGA